A region from the Tahibacter amnicola genome encodes:
- a CDS encoding thiol:disulfide interchange protein DsbA/DsbL: protein MLKRVFVLLMGLVTVTACGAAEEKAAAKTDWKAETHYFVIDPPVATTSGAKVEVVEVFSYACPHCAHFQQQADEIKAKLPKDAQFSYIPAIFNPSWVPYARAYYAAESLGILDKTHQALFDALHRDRKPMASMEDIAQFYGQLGADPKAVLATADSFVVEGRITKDQERVRQYKIDGTPSIVVNGKYRVTAAAAGGYAEMVELVLWLVDKELAARKGGK, encoded by the coding sequence ATGTTGAAGCGTGTTTTCGTGCTGTTGATGGGCCTTGTGACCGTGACCGCCTGCGGCGCCGCGGAAGAAAAAGCCGCCGCCAAGACCGACTGGAAGGCCGAGACCCACTACTTCGTGATCGATCCGCCGGTGGCGACGACCTCGGGCGCCAAGGTCGAGGTGGTCGAAGTGTTCTCCTACGCCTGCCCGCACTGCGCGCACTTCCAGCAGCAGGCCGACGAGATCAAGGCCAAGCTGCCCAAGGATGCGCAGTTCAGCTACATCCCGGCGATCTTCAATCCCAGCTGGGTGCCGTACGCCCGCGCGTACTACGCCGCCGAATCGCTGGGCATCCTCGACAAGACCCACCAGGCCCTGTTCGATGCGCTCCACCGTGACCGCAAGCCGATGGCCTCGATGGAAGACATCGCCCAGTTCTACGGCCAGCTCGGCGCCGATCCGAAGGCCGTGCTCGCCACTGCCGACTCCTTCGTCGTCGAAGGCCGCATCACCAAGGACCAGGAACGCGTCCGCCAGTACAAGATCGACGGCACGCCCTCGATCGTGGTCAACGGCAAGTACCGCGTGACCGCCGCTGCGGCCGGCGGCTACGCCGAGATGGTCGAGCTGGTGCTGTGGCTGGTCGACAAGGAACTGGCCGCCAGGAAGGGCGGCAAGTAA
- a CDS encoding endonuclease/exonuclease/phosphatase family protein, protein MALSTEAAPASKDNGRLRLLSCNIVAGASVGRYRDYVTRSWLPHPGKRANLEALARSLSEFDVVGLQEADAGTLRSGFLNQTQYIAEAAGFPYWSHQPNRRVSRLAQSANGLISRIEPNEVIDHPLPGRIPGRGALLARFGEGRDALCVVISHLSLGPEARMRQLGFIAELLQDVPYAVLMGDLNCAADSVELRELYRRTRLTPPIAPPPTFPSWRPRRAIDHILVTEELEVDSVWTLPQAFSDHLPVAASVRLPSGLQQGLRRAA, encoded by the coding sequence ATGGCCCTCTCGACCGAAGCGGCACCCGCAAGCAAGGACAACGGCCGGTTGCGGCTTCTGAGTTGCAACATCGTCGCGGGCGCGAGCGTGGGCCGTTACCGGGACTACGTCACCCGCAGCTGGCTGCCTCACCCCGGCAAACGCGCCAATCTCGAGGCGCTGGCCCGCTCCCTGAGCGAATTCGACGTGGTCGGCCTGCAGGAGGCCGATGCCGGCACCCTGCGCTCGGGCTTCCTCAACCAGACCCAGTACATCGCCGAGGCGGCGGGCTTCCCCTACTGGAGCCACCAGCCCAACCGGCGCGTCTCGCGCCTGGCCCAGTCGGCCAACGGGCTGATCAGCCGCATCGAACCCAACGAAGTGATCGACCATCCCCTGCCCGGCCGCATCCCGGGCCGCGGTGCGCTGCTGGCGCGCTTCGGCGAGGGCCGCGACGCGCTGTGCGTGGTCATCTCGCACCTGTCGCTCGGCCCCGAGGCGCGCATGCGCCAGCTCGGCTTCATCGCCGAACTGCTGCAGGACGTTCCCTATGCCGTACTGATGGGTGATCTCAACTGCGCCGCCGACAGTGTCGAGCTGCGCGAGCTCTACCGGCGCACACGGCTGACCCCGCCCATAGCACCCCCACCGACCTTCCCCAGCTGGCGTCCGCGCCGCGCGATCGACCACATCCTCGTGACCGAGGAACTGGAAGTCGACAGCGTGTGGACCCTGCCCCAGGCCTTCTCCGACCATTTGCCGGTCGCGGCCAGCGTGCGTCTGCCCAGCGGGTTGCAGCAGGGATTGCGGCGCGCCGCCTGA